One genomic segment of Balaenoptera musculus isolate JJ_BM4_2016_0621 chromosome 11, mBalMus1.pri.v3, whole genome shotgun sequence includes these proteins:
- the LOC118904275 gene encoding protegrin-2-like, which translates to METQRASLALGRWPLWLLLLGLVVPSASAQALSYREAVLHAVDRLNERSSEANLYRLLELDPPPTADEDPDTPKPVSFTVKETVCSRTTQQPPEQCDFKENGLVKQCVGTVTLDQSKDQFDINCNELQSVRRFRLPFFPRRVSLQRLPPPIFPPGRFPPPLFPPARVPSTNITPATISIPHATVSIPTAKVSW; encoded by the exons ATGGAGACTCAGAGGGCCAGCCTCGCCCTGGGGCGGTGGCCACTGTGGCTACTGCTGCTGGGACTAGTGGTGCCCTCGGCCAGCGCCCAGGCCCTCAGCTACAGGGAAGCTGTGCTTCATGCTGTGGATCGTCTCAACGAGCGGTCCTCAGAAGCTAATCTCTACCGCCTCCTGGAGCTGGACCCACCTCCCACGGCC GACGAGGACCCGGACACCCCAAAGCCTGTAAGCTTCACGGTGAAGGAGACCGTGTGCTCCAGGACGACCCAGCAGCCCCCGGAGCAGTGTGACTTCAAGGAGaatggg CTGGTGAAACAGTGTGTGGGGACAGTCACCCTGGACCAGTCCAAGGACCAATTTGACATAAACTGTAATGAG CTTCAGAGTGTCAGGAGATTTCGCTTACCATTCTTCCCCAGGAGGGTGTCACTGCAGAGGCTCCCTCCACCAATATTCCCCCCTGGACGGTTCCCCCCACCACTTTTCCCCCCTGCACG GGTTCCCTCCACCAATATTACCCCCGCCACCATTTCCATTCCCCACGCCACGGTTTCCATTCCTACCGCCAAGGTTTCCTGGTAG